Proteins encoded together in one Miscanthus floridulus cultivar M001 chromosome 16, ASM1932011v1, whole genome shotgun sequence window:
- the LOC136513417 gene encoding protein PLASTID TRANSCRIPTIONALLY ACTIVE 14-like: MATPTASALLSPSLLPNPSLRRTPWRPVVRRLPRPLRAGRPRLQAPPPAPPPVAEDALERDETPPLRLLEPPQEDDPFPPEMEPADPDFYRIGYARMMRAYGIEFLEGPDGMGVYASRDVEPLRRARVIMEIPLELMLTITQKKPWMFFPDIIPLGHPIFDIIESTDPETDWDLRLACLLLYAFDIEDNFWQLYSDFLPSADECTSLLLAPKEDLMELEDEDLASQMLQHQRRAIDFWQKHWDKPIPLKLKRLACDHERFLWALSIVQSRSVNLKLRMGAFIQDANVLAPYADMLNHSPNANCFLHWRFKDRMLEVMIKAGHAIKKGDEMTIDYMSGMNSKFMERYGFSSPTNPWELINFSSPATIHMDSFSSVFNIAGLHDELYHNSALPSVETDFVDGAVVAAARALPTWSDGDVPAIPSVERKSAQVLQEECRQMLDSFSTTIEEDQQILDSDVHISKTREIAIKYRLHRKMLLQKIMDALDIYQDKILF, translated from the exons ATGGCCACCCCCACCGCCTCCGCCCTCCTCTCCCCCTCTCTTCTCCCTAATCCGTCCCTCCGCCGCACTCCTTGGCGACCCGTCGTCCGGCGGCTACCGCGTCCCTTACGCGCGGGCCGCCCGCGCCTGCaggcgccgccgccagcgcctccCCCGGTGGCGGAAGACGCGTTGGAGCGGGACGAAACGCCTCCGCTCAGGCTGCTCGAACCACCGCAGGAGGACGACCCCTTCCCGCCCGAG ATGGAGCCCGCGGACCCTGACTTCTACCGGATAGGATACGCGCGGATGATGCGCGCCTACGGGATCGAGTTCCTCGAAGGCCCCGACGGCATGGGCGTCTACGCTTCCCGGGACGTGGAGCCACTCCGCAGAGCTAGA GTGATTATGGAGATTCCGTTGGAACTGATGCTGACTATAACTCAAAAGAAACCTTGGATGTTCTTCCCCGACATTATTCCACTAGGTCATCCAATATTTGACATTATTGAGTCAACAGATCCAGAG ACAGATTGGGATCTAAGATTAGCATGCCTTCTTCTATATGCATTTGATATAGAAGACAACTTTTGGCAGTTATATTCTGATTTTTTGCCAAGTGCTGATGAATGCACTAGTTTGCTGCTGGCACCAAAG GAAGATCTAATGGAACTAGAAGATGAAGATCTTGCCTCACAAATGTTACAACACCAGCGGCGAGCAATTGACTTTTGGCAAAAGCATTGG GACAAACCAATTCCTCTAAAGCTGAAACGCCTTGCCTGTGACCATGAGAGATTTCTCTGGGCACTGAGTATAGTACAGTCTCGTTCTGTCAACTTGAAGTTGAGAATGGGAGCCTTCATCCAAGATGCGAATGTGCTAGCACCTTATGCCG ATATGTTGAACCACTCGCCCAATGCTAATTGCTTCCTGCATTGGCGTTTTAAAGATCGTATGCTTGAAGTTATGATTAAGGCTGGACATGCTATCAAGAAAGGAGATGAG ATGACAATAGATTATATGAGTGGCATGAACAgcaaatttatggaaagatatgGCTTCTCATCACCAACG AATCCTTGGGAGCTCATAAATTTCTCGAGCCCTGCAACGATTCACATGGATTCCTTCTCATCTGTCTTCAATATTGCTGGCTTGCATGATGAGCTGTACCACAATT CTGCGTTGCCCTCAGTAGAAACTGACTTTGTCGATGGAgcagttgtagcagcagccagagCATTGCCAACATGGTCAGACGGTGACGTTCCTGCAATACCTAGTGTGGAGAGAAAATCTGCTCAGGTGCTGCAAGAGGAGTGCCGCCAAATGTTGGATTCATTCTCAACTACTATCGAGGAAGACCAGCAGATCCTAG ATTCCGATGTACATATCAGCAAAACCCGAGAAATTGCAATCAA GTATCGGCTGCACCGAAAGATGCTCCTACAGAAAATCATGGACGCACTGGACATCTACCAGGATAAAATTTTGTTCTAG
- the LOC136512113 gene encoding TPR repeat-containing thioredoxin TTL1-like produces the protein MAEADRDRMRLRAAALTLHDAARDKPDRKADVFADLGSPVSPLRLRPATTPSSSSSSAGSAKSPAPGNAAVGRGGRGSHSGELAPESTNLPRPPGHRRSGSGPLIFSGASSSAGSVGGGGGGGGSGSTASSPLTIALPTGNICPSGRVAGATAAATQPLRARPVVLGSGTGHYGHGSIMRGGGGGSGGGATPARTSVDAAPLLHSNNSSRSPARCPALPATSGGLQEITRAGNEWYKKGRHAEALRHYDRTVALCPDSAACRGNRAAALIGLGRLPEAFRECEEAVRLDPASGRAHGRLAGLCLRLGMIEKARTHFTLAGSVNQSDPAEWQKLHEVEIHQGRCMDARKIGDWKSALREADAAIAIGADSSRLLLALRSEALLRLHKLEEADSTITGLLKLDNASLPSMPTKVSGSGMSADSYVHIVQAQVNMAFGRFDSAVALAEKAKLIDRVSSEVEVILNNVRLVAMARAQGNDLFKADKFAEASVAYGEGLKYEPSNPVLYCNRAACWSKLGRWAKAVEDCNEALRVQPNYTKALLRRAASYAKLERWADCVRDYEVLRKDLPGDTEVAESLFHAQVALKTARGEEVSNMKFGGGVEEITSLEQLQDAIHSPGVSVLYFMATTNKQCAQITSSVDSLCSECPAVNFLKVNVDESPLLARAENVRVVPSFKIYKDGTRVKEMICPSLQVLRYSVRHYAVSSS, from the exons ATGGCCGAGGCCGACCGTGACCGGATGCGCCTCCGCGCCGCCGCGCTCACGCTGCACGACGCCGCCAGGGACAAGCCGGACCGGAAAGCCGACGTCTTCGCGGATCTCGGCTCGCCGGTCTCGCCGCTGCGCCTGCGCCCGGCAACGAcgccctcgtcctcgtcctcctctgccgGCTCCGCCAAGTCGCCGGCGCCGGGCAATGCGGCCGTGGGGAGGGGAGGCCGGGGGAGCCACTCGGGCGAGCTGGCGCCGGAGAGCACCAACCTGCCGCGCCCGCCTGGCCACCGCCGCTCCGGATCTGGCCCGCTCATTTTCTCCGGCGCCAGCAGCAGCGCCGGCAGCgtcggaggaggagggggaggcggcgggAGCGGGAGCACCGCCAGCTCACCGCTCACCATTGCGCTCCCCACCGGCAACATCTGCCCGTCCGGCCGCGTCGCGGGGGCGACGGCGGCCGCCACGCAGCCGCTGCGCGCTCGCCCGGTCGTTCTCGGATCCGGCACCGGTCACTACGGCCATGGCAGCAtcatgcgcggcggcggcggcgggagtggCGGGGGAGCGACTCCCGCGAGGACCAGCGTTGACGCGGCCCCGCTGCTCCACAGCAACAACTCCTCGAGGTCCCCGGCGAGGTGCCCTGCGCTGCCGGCCACCAGCGGTGGTCTGCAGGAAATCACTCGCGCGGGgaacgagtggtacaagaagggCCGCCATGCCGAGGCGCTGCGGCACTACGACCGTACCGTGGCGCTCTGCCCCGACAGCGCCGCGTGCCGCGGCAACCGCGCCGCCGCGCTCATCGGGCTCGGCCGCCTACCAGAAGCGTTCCGCGAGTGTGAGGAGGCCGTCCGCCTCGATCCGGCCAGCGGCCGTGCGCACGGCCGCCTCGCCGGCTTATGCCTCCG GCTTGGGATGATTGAGAAGGCAAGGACGCACTTCACACTGGCTGGAAGTGTAAACCAGTCTGACCCTGCTGAGTGGCAGAAGCTGCATGAGGTGGAAATCCATCAAGGGAGATGCATGGATGCAAGGAAAATTGGAGATTGGAAGAGTGCACTCAGGGAAGCTGATGCAGCCATTGCCATTGGAGCGGACTCCTCTAGATTG CTTCTTGCCTTGAGGTCGGAAGCACTGCTTCGGTTGCACAAATTAGAGGAAGCTGATTCGACTATTACAGGCTTATTGAAATTGGATAATGCATCATTGCCTTCAATGCCAACCAAAGTCTCAGGCTCAGGCATGTCAGCTGATTCTTATGTCCATATTGTCCAAGCCCAGGTCAACATGGCATTTGGAAG GTTTGATTCAGCTGTTGCACTGGCTGAGAAGGCTAAGCTTATTGATCGTGTGAGCTCAGAGGTTGAAGTGATCCTAAATAATGTGAGATTAGTCGCAATGGCTCGAGCCCAGGGGAATGACCTTTTTAAGGCAGACAAGTTTGCTGAAGCGTCTGTAGCCTATGGTGAAGGGCTGAAATATGAGCCCTCAAATCCAGTACTATACTGCAATCGGGCAGCTTGCTGGTCAAAGCTGGGTCGGTGGGCAAAAGCTGTTGAGGACTGCAACGAGGCCCTAAGAGTCCAACCTAACTACACAAAGGCTCTGTTAAGACGTGCAGCGTCCTATGCAAAG CTTGAGCGTTGGGCTGATTGTGTGCGGGACTATGAGGTGCTTCGCAAGGATCTTCCTGGTGACACGGAGGTTGCAGAGTCCTTGTTCCATGCCCAAGTCGCATTAAAGACAGCCCGTGGAGAGGAGGTGTCCAATATGAAGTTTGGAGGGGGAGTTGAAGAAATTACcagcttagagcaactccaagatgCTATCCATTCACCTG GTGTGTCTGTTCTTTACTTCATGGCTACAACGAACAAGCAATGTGCACAAATTACCTCATCTGTGGACTCCCTTTGCTCTGAGTGCCCTGCAGTGAATTTTCTGAAG GTAAATGTTGACGAGAGCCCTCTGTTAGCAAGGGCAGAGAATGTGCGAGTAGTCCCAAGCTTCAAAATTTACAAGGATGGCACGAGAGTGAAGGAGATGATCTGCCCTAGCTTACAGGTCTTGCGCTATTCTGTGAGGCACTATGCTGTCTCCAGCTCTTGA